In Mercenaria mercenaria strain notata chromosome 13, MADL_Memer_1, whole genome shotgun sequence, a single window of DNA contains:
- the LOC123528533 gene encoding collagen alpha-1(XII) chain-like, whose product MFKYSVVILHFTFFAGSPTKTSSTENENKSKKTASIKTGSRSVECKTHTFDKVCCDGVLQPRRGEKTCCCGKESFKPDDWICCEGQIVPRSGMFKKVDCCSCKSPELDIVFALDSSGSITSPNFKIVLDFVTDLVIYSNTVIGPDDVQVGILTYSSSVKIQFHLNDYANKNSLKNAILNIPYTGGTTDTGGGIRQEI is encoded by the exons ATGTTCAAATATTCGGTcgtcattttacattttacattttttgcagGGTCGCCGACGAAAACTTCTAGTACCGAAAACGAGAATAAATCGAAGAAAACTGCTAGTATCAAAACCGGAAGTAGATCGGTAGAATGCAAAACACATACGTTCGACAAAGTGTGTTGTGACGGTGTATTACAACCCCGTAGAGGAGAGAAAACGTGTTGCTGTGGGAAGGAAAGCTTTAAACCAGATGACTGGATTTGTTGTGAGGGGCAAATCGTTCCAAGGTCAGGCATGTTCAAAAAGGTGGATTGTTGCT CGTGCAAATCGCCTGAACTTGATATCGTTTTCGCCCTCGACTCTTCCGGAAGTATCACTTCGCCTAACTTCAAGATCGTGTTAGACTTCGTTACTGACCTTGTAATTTACAGCAACACAGTGATAGGTCCGGATGATGTACAAGTCGGCATTTTAACTTACAGTTCCAGTGTGAAGATCCAGTTTCATCtgaatgactatgcaaacaaaaATTCTCTAAAAAATGCAATCCTCAACATCCCCTACACCGGTGGAACAACGGACACGGGAGGCGGAATTCGGCAAGAAATTTAA
- the LOC128546000 gene encoding uncharacterized protein LOC128546000, translating into MCCQWSVAPRIAGSRTRCCGTMSYDPEKEICCANDHTSPLVGGDNTQCCGLEAYDPRKSICCGHDIQPLVAGKDTHCCAHESYDPMERLCCQGMLFPPHIHPDCYHCDDNGHEVATFDTNKNACCNGKLVPAVAGNLTCCCKGKAFDPRDKICCDNVLQERNGGAVSFCCGKDNLDPVTQICCNGEVQPLLNEKITRCCNKRSFDPDFQVCCDSNLLLTKLKKDDTCCCGNSTYNTNKAVCCDGNVQLRYKKGTQCCGTTSFDATKMLCCDGVVQPLGKKKAVTRCCGKKSYDAEQKLCCNGNPVKKTKKKDLGCCGSGTYDPRSQICCNGKQGKFFKGGTRCCDTESYDARKSICCNGKVFSSKMRCCNGVAYDPNLHVCCDGMVLREKNNVNDNVCCGTSTMNYDTHICCEGKSTERPNDREFRCCGSQGFDPETHICCNNVIVKREKMGDNWCCGETSINTNNQICCRGNPQSIYETVDNTFCCKQKSFNYRTQMCCFGKVVDKRTPKDDYCCGNTTVDAKDEICCQGVPRRVPDISTAFCCMDKAADMSEYLCCDGKMVAKNGADDQICCGEVTINVNKEICCEGNPQMLVGDEYTKCCGSKSYDSRKEICCEGRRMTKRNPDDTCCCGNLSMNARTEICCMDTIGDAGMLCCMEKSYDPEKYMCCDGRNIVRKRSPSDNCCCGDETMDSSKEICCDEKPQPKENDDYILL; encoded by the exons ATGTGCTGCCAGTGGTCTGTGGCCCCTAGAATTGCTGGGTCTCGCACTAGATGTTGTGGAACCATGTCCTATGATCCTGAAAAAGAGATATGTTGTGCCAATGACCACACATCCCCACTGGTAGGTGGTGACAACACTCAATGCTGTGGACTTGAGGCCTACGATCCGAGGAAATCAATTTGTTGCGGTCATGAT ATTCAGCCTCTTGTTGCGGGAAAAGATACCCATTGTTGTGCACACGAGAGCTATGATCCTATGGAAAGATTGTGCTGCCAAG GGATGTTGTTCCCCCCACACATCCATCCGGATTGTTACCATTGTGACGACAATGGTCATGAAGTTGCAACTTTTGATACCAACAAAAACGCATGTTGCAATGGAAAACTGGTACCAGCCGTTGCGGGAAATCTCACGTGTTGCTGCAAAGGCAAAGCGTTTGATCCAAGAGATAAAATCTGCTGCGACAATGTCCTTCAAGAGAGAAATGGTGGGGCTGTGTCATTCTGTTGTGGGAAAGACAATTTAGATCCAGTGACTCAAATATGTTGCAATGGGGAAGTACAGCCGTTGCTAAATGAGAAAATTACAAGATGTTGTAACAAGAGGAGTTTTGATCCGGATTTCCAAGTCTGTTGCGATAGTAATTTGCTCTTGACAAAACTGAAAAAAGACGACACTTGTTGTTGTGGAAACAGTACATACAATACAAATAAAGCTGTGTGCTGCGACGGAAACGTACAGCTAAGATACAAAAAAGGAACACAATGTTGTGGGACAACAAGTTTTGATGCTACGAAGATGTTGTGCTGTGATGGTGTTGTACAACCGTTAGGTAAGAAAAAAGCCGTGACAAGATGTTGTGGTAAGAAAAGCTATGATGCTGAGCAGAAGTTGTGTTGCAACGGAAATCCTGTgaagaaaacgaaaaagaaagATCTCGGCTGTTGTGGAAGTGGAACTTATGACCCAAGAAGCCAAATATGTTGCAATGGTAAACAAGGCAAATTCTTTAAAGGCGGAACAAGATGCTGTGACACAGAGAGTTATGATGCAAGAAAATCTATATGCTGTAATGGTAAAGTTTTCTCAAGTAAAATGCGGTGTTGTAATGGGGTAGCATATGATCCTAATCTACACGTTTGTTGTGACGGAATGGTATTACGagagaaaaataatgtaaatgataACGTTTGTTGTGGAACGTCTACAATGAACTATGACACGCATATTTGTTGTGAAGGTAAATCAACAGAGCGGCCTAATGATCGCGAATTTAGATGTTGTGGTAGCCAAGGCTTTGACCCAGAGACCCATATATGCTGTAATAATGTCATTGTTAAAAGGGAGAAAATGGGAGATAACTGGTGTTGTGGAGAAACGAGTATCAATACAAATAATCAGATTTGTTGTCGTGGTAACCCTCAATCTATATATGAGACAGTTGACAACACATTTTGTTGTAAGCAAAAAAGTTTCAACTATAGGACACAAATGTGCTGTTTCGGGAAAGTTGTTGATAAAAGAACGCCGAAAGATGATTACTGTTGCGGAAACACCACAGTCGACGCTAAAGATGAAATATGTTGCCAGGGTGTCCCAAGACGGGTTCCAGATATTAGCACAGCATTCTGCTGTATGGATAAAGCTGCAGATATGAGCGAATACCTCTGTTGCGATGGCAAAATGGTAGCTAAAAACGGTGCAGACGACCAAATTTGTTGCGGCGAAGttacaataaatgtaaataaagaaatatgcTGTGAAGGTAATCCACAGATGCTTGTAGGAGATGAATACACAAAATGTTGCGGAAGTAAGAGTTATGATTCACGTAAAGAAATATGCTGCGAAGGACGGAGGATGACAAAAAGGAATCCAGATGATACATGTTGCTGTGGTAACTTATCAATGAATGCAAGGACAGAAATTTGTTGTATGGACACCATTGGTGACGCAGGCATGCTTTGTTGTATGGAGAAAAGTTATGATCCAGAAAAGTATATGTGCTGTGATGGTAGAAATATCGTACGAAAACGAAGTCCTTCAGACAATTGTTGCTGTGGCGATGAAACTATGGATTCAAGCAAAGAGATATGTTGCGATGAGAAGCCGCAACCAAAAGAGAATGACGACTACAT TCTGTTGTAA